A window from Chloroflexota bacterium encodes these proteins:
- a CDS encoding pseudouridine-5'-phosphate glycosidase — MSDHRPAIQVVDEVRAALDEGRPVVALESTLISHGLPHPRNLEIARRLEAVVRAGGATPATCGIISGQPIVGLSAAELETLATASAGTVRKCSRRDIAVAVARGEHGATTVAGTLTLMGLTGLRVLATGGIGGVHRGAELTFDISGDLVELARSQAIVVCAGAKALLDLPRTVEVLETAGVPILGWQTDELPAFYAAASGLPVTARVETAGDAARIALAGWRLGTGAGVLVGVPPPAGQTLENERIELALADALAEAERRGLRGPATTPFLLSAIAEATGGESIAANLALLENNARVGAEIAVGLARLGG; from the coding sequence ATGTCTGACCATCGGCCTGCCATCCAGGTCGTCGACGAAGTCCGCGCAGCCCTCGACGAGGGTCGGCCCGTCGTCGCGCTCGAATCGACGTTGATCTCGCACGGGCTGCCGCACCCGCGGAACCTGGAGATCGCCCGGCGACTTGAAGCGGTCGTGCGGGCCGGCGGGGCGACGCCGGCGACCTGCGGGATCATCAGCGGCCAGCCGATTGTCGGGCTGAGCGCCGCCGAACTGGAGACGCTGGCGACGGCCTCCGCTGGCACGGTCCGCAAGTGCAGCCGCCGCGACATCGCCGTGGCCGTGGCGCGCGGCGAGCACGGCGCGACGACCGTCGCCGGCACCCTGACGCTGATGGGGCTGACGGGGCTGCGTGTCCTGGCGACGGGCGGCATCGGAGGTGTGCACCGGGGCGCAGAGCTGACCTTCGACATCTCCGGCGACCTCGTCGAGCTGGCGAGGAGTCAGGCCATCGTGGTCTGCGCGGGCGCGAAGGCCCTGCTCGATCTGCCGCGCACTGTCGAGGTGTTGGAGACGGCCGGCGTCCCGATCCTCGGCTGGCAGACGGATGAGCTGCCGGCCTTCTACGCCGCCGCCAGCGGCCTGCCCGTCACGGCGCGCGTCGAAACCGCGGGGGACGCAGCCCGCATCGCGCTGGCCGGCTGGCGCCTGGGTACGGGCGCTGGCGTCTTGGTCGGCGTGCCGCCCCCGGCCGGCCAGACGCTCGAAAACGAGCGCATCGAACTGGCCCTGGCGGACGCCCTGGCCGAGGCCGAGCGGCGCGGTCTGCGCGGCCCTGCCACCACCCCATTCCTGCTCTCGGCCATCGCCGAGGCGACCGGCGGCGAGAGCATCGCCGCCAACCTCGCCCTGCTGGAGAACAACGCACGGGTGGGCGCGGAGATCGCTGTCGGGCTGGCTCGCCTCGGAGGCTGA
- a CDS encoding MgtC/SapB family protein, whose product MPLLDTQLFTIFPNDLEMVWRMFLAFALGGLLGWERERAGRPAGLRTFMMVTAGSAAFTLVSVYGFVDQGTVRDPARVAAQIVTGIGFLGAGTIWRTPSTVRGLTTAATIWFAAAVGMMAGSGLYLVSILTAVSGFVVLQWLRSPSRRASMRGEPSITGREIVDD is encoded by the coding sequence ATGCCTTTGCTCGATACGCAGCTCTTCACCATCTTTCCGAACGACCTCGAGATGGTCTGGCGCATGTTCCTGGCCTTCGCACTCGGCGGTCTGCTCGGCTGGGAGCGTGAGCGCGCCGGCCGGCCGGCCGGCCTCCGCACGTTCATGATGGTGACCGCCGGCTCGGCAGCCTTCACGCTGGTGTCGGTGTACGGCTTCGTCGATCAGGGCACCGTGCGCGACCCTGCACGCGTCGCCGCCCAGATCGTCACCGGTATCGGCTTCCTGGGCGCGGGCACCATCTGGCGCACGCCGTCCACCGTGCGCGGCCTGACGACCGCCGCCACCATCTGGTTCGCGGCGGCGGTCGGCATGATGGCCGGCTCGGGGCTCTACCTCGTCTCGATCCTGACGGCGGTCTCCGGGTTCGTCGTGCTTCAGTGGCTCCGGTCTCCCTCGCGGCGCGCGTCGATGCGGGGCGAGCCATCGATCACCGGCCGTGAGATCGTGGACGACTGA
- the dnaB gene encoding replicative DNA helicase, whose product MERLRFDEQPERLPPHNVEAEEAILGSVLLDREVIGRVSSALEARDFYRERNGTIYEAMLALYERHEPVDYLTLIDELDRTQTLDQVGGVSYLTGLLGVVPTPIHAENYAKIVADNAFMRRLISAGGKIATIGFQNQFDTDTALEKSEQILFDVSNKRANRDFSSLSDILREYLEQLSLQSEGEGIKYGVPSGFVDLDKITAGGFQRSDLIILAARPAMGKTSLALGIAANAGLKFGAASAVFSLEMSGGQLAARLLATESGIETTRLRSGNLTEAESRKLGHALGVLAETQIYIDDTPGISVTSLRAKTRRLHAEVPLDLVIVDHLQLMTAGGSSGGGMNRVQEMSEISRQLKGLARELHVPVIALSQLSRAVEQRSPKIPILSDLRESGSIEQDADLVMFIYRDDYYNKESEKQGIAEIHVAKHRNGPTGQVSLLFNQRTTKFLDLEVYHE is encoded by the coding sequence ATTGAACGCCTCCGGTTTGACGAGCAGCCGGAGCGGCTGCCGCCGCATAACGTCGAGGCTGAGGAAGCGATCCTCGGGAGCGTCCTCCTCGACCGTGAGGTGATCGGCCGCGTCTCCAGCGCCCTCGAAGCGCGCGACTTCTATCGCGAGCGCAACGGCACGATCTACGAGGCGATGCTCGCGCTCTACGAGCGCCACGAGCCCGTCGACTACCTGACGCTGATCGACGAGCTGGACCGCACCCAGACGCTCGATCAGGTGGGCGGCGTCAGCTACCTGACGGGGCTGTTGGGCGTGGTGCCGACGCCGATCCACGCCGAAAACTACGCCAAGATCGTCGCCGACAACGCCTTCATGCGCCGGCTGATCTCGGCCGGCGGCAAGATCGCCACCATCGGCTTTCAGAACCAGTTCGACACCGACACGGCCCTGGAGAAGAGCGAGCAGATCCTGTTCGACGTCTCCAACAAGCGCGCCAACCGCGACTTTTCGTCCCTGAGCGACATCCTCCGCGAGTACCTGGAGCAGCTCTCTCTCCAGAGCGAGGGCGAGGGGATCAAGTACGGCGTGCCGTCGGGGTTCGTGGATCTCGACAAGATCACGGCCGGCGGCTTCCAGCGCTCGGACCTGATCATCCTGGCCGCTCGGCCCGCGATGGGTAAGACCAGCCTCGCATTAGGGATAGCCGCAAACGCAGGATTGAAGTTCGGGGCCGCCAGCGCCGTCTTCAGCCTGGAGATGTCCGGTGGACAGCTGGCCGCGCGCCTGCTCGCCACCGAGTCCGGCATCGAGACCACCCGCCTGCGTTCTGGCAACCTGACCGAGGCCGAGAGCCGCAAACTGGGGCACGCGCTCGGGGTCCTGGCCGAGACCCAGATCTACATCGACGATACGCCGGGCATCTCGGTCACCAGCCTGCGCGCCAAGACCCGACGCCTGCACGCCGAAGTGCCACTCGATCTGGTGATTGTGGATCACCTCCAGTTGATGACGGCCGGCGGCAGCAGTGGCGGCGGCATGAACCGCGTGCAGGAGATGTCCGAGATCTCCAGGCAGCTCAAGGGCCTCGCGCGTGAGCTGCACGTCCCTGTTATCGCCCTCTCGCAGTTGTCGCGCGCCGTCGAGCAGCGCTCCCCGAAGATCCCGATCCTCTCGGACCTGCGGGAGTCAGGCTCTATCGAGCAGGACGCCGACCTCGTCATGTTCATCTACCGCGACGACTACTACAACAAGGAGAGCGAGAAGCAGGGCATCGCCGAGATCCACGTCGCCAAGCACCGCAACGGCCCCACAGGTCAGGTCTCGCTGCTGTTCAACCAGCGCACGACCAAGTTTCTGGACCTTGAGGTCTACCACGAGTGA
- a CDS encoding DnaD domain protein — MELVPVPGAVFGTLLREIDDLAELKTLLHVLRLLHAQPRPPRFVRRAHLLTDSGLLQALGRERGRHGVNADATVSEALARAVARGTLLAVRVTDGTTEDECYLLNTRGNERIVQEIEDGERQLGELGPVPAPHEPADLSARATIYELYEQNIGLLTPLLAEELSEAAENYPAPWVEDAFREAVAQNKRSWRYVRRILETWASQGRGSSGTTSRRPSPPPDSSQYLEGRYGRLARR; from the coding sequence ATGGAGCTGGTCCCGGTACCGGGCGCAGTGTTCGGGACGCTCCTGCGCGAGATCGACGATCTGGCGGAGTTGAAGACGCTCCTGCACGTGTTGCGCCTGCTGCACGCGCAACCCCGGCCGCCGCGCTTCGTGCGGCGTGCGCACCTGCTGACCGACTCCGGCCTGCTCCAGGCGCTCGGACGAGAACGCGGGCGACATGGCGTCAACGCCGACGCGACGGTCAGCGAGGCGTTGGCGCGCGCCGTAGCCCGAGGCACGCTGCTGGCCGTCCGCGTGACCGACGGCACGACCGAAGACGAGTGCTACCTCCTCAACACGCGCGGGAACGAGCGCATCGTGCAGGAGATCGAGGACGGTGAGCGGCAGCTTGGCGAGCTTGGCCCCGTGCCCGCCCCCCACGAGCCAGCCGATCTCTCGGCACGCGCAACGATTTACGAGCTGTACGAGCAGAACATCGGGTTGCTCACCCCGCTCCTGGCGGAGGAGTTGAGCGAGGCCGCCGAGAACTATCCGGCGCCCTGGGTAGAGGATGCATTCCGCGAGGCCGTCGCGCAGAACAAGCGTAGCTGGCGGTACGTGCGGCGCATCCTGGAAACCTGGGCCAGCCAGGGAAGGGGGAGCAGTGGAACGACTTCGCGACGCCCTAGTCCACCTCCAGATTCCAGCCAGTACCTTGAAGGGCGCTACGGCCGGCTCGCTCGGCGCTGA
- a CDS encoding ATP-binding protein produces MKGATAGSLGAEPPADPAPTCPKCKDRGFLRRDVEAGHPDFGQLVVCPCRRKEVAERRQSRLERLSNLGPLTRLTFDNLEPEGRSTDPRRRERYARIVARARAYADVPEGWLLIAGPPGCGKTHLAAAIANIRLAEGEAVIFSVVPDLLDHLRAAFSPNSDIGYDELFESVREAPLLILDDLGTQSGTPWAQEKLFQLLNHRYNGRLPTIITTNLRPEELDERLQTRIMDVTLTNVAILDDWEASSLERLGGLSLQRLASMTFASFRPDGMGIEDHQRDLMRRVYKRTREFANEPVGWLVLLGLPGTGKTHLAAAIANERRAGGNTAYFITAPDLLDYLRSAYAPDSKVSYDKVFEAVRTAPLLVLDDLGAQSGTSWAQEKLFQLLNYRYNAELPTVITSNLTLKEQDPRIESRMLDPRLCDVWPLDVPPYRLDSGESGWRPAPTRPVRGRPPRGR; encoded by the coding sequence TTGAAGGGCGCTACGGCCGGCTCGCTCGGCGCTGAGCCGCCGGCGGACCCCGCTCCAACCTGCCCGAAGTGCAAGGATCGCGGCTTCCTGCGCCGTGATGTCGAGGCCGGCCACCCGGATTTCGGGCAACTGGTGGTGTGCCCGTGCCGCCGCAAGGAGGTGGCCGAGCGGCGGCAGAGCCGCCTCGAACGACTCAGCAACCTGGGGCCGCTCACCCGGCTGACCTTCGACAACCTGGAGCCGGAAGGCCGCTCGACCGATCCGCGTCGCCGCGAGCGCTATGCGCGTATCGTGGCGCGCGCGCGGGCGTACGCCGACGTGCCAGAAGGCTGGCTGCTGATCGCCGGGCCGCCCGGCTGCGGCAAGACCCACCTCGCAGCGGCCATCGCCAACATCCGGCTGGCCGAAGGTGAGGCGGTCATCTTCTCCGTCGTGCCGGACCTGCTGGATCACCTGCGCGCCGCCTTCAGCCCCAACAGCGACATCGGCTACGACGAGCTGTTTGAGTCCGTTCGTGAAGCGCCCTTGCTGATCCTGGACGATCTCGGCACCCAGAGCGGGACGCCCTGGGCGCAGGAGAAGCTGTTCCAGTTGCTGAACCACCGCTACAACGGGCGGCTGCCAACCATCATCACCACCAACCTCCGCCCCGAGGAGCTGGACGAGCGGCTCCAGACCCGCATCATGGACGTGACGCTGACGAACGTCGCCATCCTTGACGACTGGGAAGCGTCCTCGCTGGAGCGGCTCGGCGGCCTGTCACTGCAACGGCTCGCGTCGATGACCTTCGCCAGCTTCCGACCCGACGGCATGGGCATCGAGGATCACCAGCGTGATCTGATGCGGCGCGTCTACAAGCGCACCCGCGAGTTCGCCAACGAACCCGTCGGCTGGCTGGTGCTGCTCGGGCTGCCAGGCACTGGCAAGACGCACCTCGCCGCCGCCATCGCCAACGAGCGCCGCGCCGGCGGGAACACGGCGTACTTCATCACCGCGCCAGACCTGTTGGACTACCTGCGCTCGGCGTACGCTCCCGACAGCAAGGTCAGCTACGACAAGGTCTTCGAGGCCGTGCGGACGGCCCCGCTGCTGGTGCTGGACGACCTCGGCGCGCAGAGCGGCACGTCCTGGGCGCAGGAGAAGCTGTTCCAGCTGTTGAACTACCGCTACAACGCCGAGCTGCCAACGGTCATCACCAGCAACCTGACCCTCAAAGAGCAGGATCCGCGCATCGAGTCGCGCATGCTCGACCCGCGTCTCTGCGATGTCTGGCCGCTCGACGTGCCACCGTACCGGCTGGACTCAGGAGAGAGCGGCTGGCGACCCGCGCCAACCCGGCCAGTGCGGGGCCGGCCGCCACGCGGCCGGTAG